The nucleotide sequence TTACTAGGGTCAACGACTAAAAGCTTCGAAACCAACCTCCTAGCTTCCGGCGAAAACCACGGCGGAAACTCAAACTCCGATTTGAATATTTTTCGGTACATGTTCATCAGATTCTCGTCTTGAAACGGTAAGAACCCAGCGAGAAGCACGTACAAGATGACGCCGCAAGACCATATATCAGCTTTAGCTCCGTCGTAACCTTTCTTCCTCAGAACCTCCGGAGCAACGTACGCCGGAGTACCACACTGAGTATGAAGCAACCCGTCTTGCAAACTCTGTTCCGGTAAAGCAGAGAGACCGAAGTCGGAGACCTTGAGATCACCGTTCTCGTCTACCAAGAGATTCTCAGGTTTCAGATCTCGGTGAGAGACGCCTCGGCTGTGACAAAAATCAACGGCTGAGATTAACTGTTGGAAGTATCTACGAGCTGAGTCTTCTTTAAGCTTTCCTTTAACGACTTTGGAGAAAAGCTCACCGCCTTTAACGAACTCcatgatgaagaagatctttGTCTTTGTAGCCATGACTTCTTTTAACTCGACTATGTTTGGATGACGAACTAGTTTCATGATTGAGatctctcttttgatttgttCCATCATACCTTGACGTTTGAGTACTTGGTCTTTTTTTATGACTTTGATTGCAACGCTCTCTCCGGTGGTTGTCTCCTTGCCGTAATAGACTTTTGCGAATGTTCCTTTGCCTAGTAACCTTCCCATCTCGTATTTCCCGAACAGAACTCgacgttgttgttgttcttcctcCATTAGGGGCTGATTGGTAAAGACTGTGGTTGTAGGAGAAATGATTTAGGAAAGGGTAAAGTTGTTGATACATGAGTTTAAGTTTGGATTCCATGAGCATATACAGAAATAGAAAGATTCCATATTCAGCATATTGCTCACAAG is from Camelina sativa cultivar DH55 chromosome 20, Cs, whole genome shotgun sequence and encodes:
- the LOC104770985 gene encoding CBL-interacting serine/threonine-protein kinase 25, with translation MEEEQQQRRVLFGKYEMGRLLGKGTFAKVYYGKETTTGESVAIKVIKKDQVLKRQGMMEQIKREISIMKLVRHPNIVELKEVMATKTKIFFIMEFVKGGELFSKVVKGKLKEDSARRYFQQLISAVDFCHSRGVSHRDLKPENLLVDENGDLKVSDFGLSALPEQSLQDGLLHTQCGTPAYVAPEVLRKKGYDGAKADIWSCGVILYVLLAGFLPFQDENLMNMYRKIFKSEFEFPPWFSPEARRLVSKLLVVDPSKRISIPAIMRTPWFLKNFNSPVAFKIDELDNQNVEEDTTITTATTPKFFNAFEFISSMSSGFDLSSLFESKRKLRSMFTSRWSASEIVAKLEGIGKEMNMKVKRTKDFKVKMFGKTEGRKGQIGVTAEVFEVAPEVAVVELCKSAGDTLEYNRLYEEQVRPALEDIVWSWHGDNHNNNNYNHVNYASDENSGSDC